From one Phocaeicola salanitronis DSM 18170 genomic stretch:
- a CDS encoding pyridoxal phosphate-dependent aminotransferase, which translates to MQKENQPYNIQPADRLANVSEYYFSRKLKEVARMNAEGKDVISLGIGSPDMPPSEETINVLCENAKKPDAHGYQPTVGIPELRRAMADWYKRWYDVDLNPDTEIQPLIGSKEGILHVTLALVNPGDQVLVPNPGYPTYTSLNKILGSEIVNYTLREDNHWQPDFDELERMDLSRVKIMWTNYPNMPTGANATLELYQKLVDFARRHNIVIVNDNPYSFILNRKPISILNIEGAKECCIEFNSMSKSHNMPGWRVGMIATNATFIQWILKIKSNIDSGTFRPLQLAAAQAYRNSAEWHEEANYNVYSRRRKLAEEIMHALGCTFDPEQVGMFLWGKIPDTYADVEDLTEKVLHEARVFITPGFIFGSNGKRYIRISLCAKDEKLAEALKRIQAIM; encoded by the coding sequence ATGCAGAAGGAGAATCAACCTTATAACATCCAGCCTGCCGACCGGCTGGCGAATGTAAGCGAATATTATTTCAGCCGCAAGCTGAAAGAAGTGGCACGCATGAATGCCGAAGGAAAAGACGTCATCAGCCTGGGCATCGGAAGCCCTGACATGCCGCCTTCGGAAGAAACCATCAACGTGTTGTGCGAGAACGCCAAGAAACCCGACGCGCACGGCTATCAGCCTACCGTGGGCATCCCTGAATTGCGCCGTGCCATGGCAGACTGGTACAAGCGCTGGTACGATGTAGACCTGAATCCGGATACCGAAATCCAGCCGCTTATCGGCTCGAAGGAAGGCATCCTGCACGTGACACTGGCTTTGGTGAATCCGGGCGACCAGGTATTGGTGCCCAATCCGGGTTATCCTACCTATACATCCCTGAACAAGATACTGGGAAGCGAAATCGTCAACTATACACTCAGAGAAGACAATCACTGGCAACCTGACTTCGACGAACTGGAACGGATGGACCTGAGCCGCGTGAAGATTATGTGGACCAATTATCCGAACATGCCCACCGGAGCCAATGCCACCTTGGAACTGTATCAAAAGCTGGTAGACTTCGCACGCCGGCACAACATCGTGATAGTAAACGACAACCCGTACAGCTTCATTCTGAACCGCAAGCCCATCAGCATCCTGAACATTGAAGGGGCGAAAGAGTGCTGCATCGAGTTCAACTCGATGAGCAAAAGCCACAACATGCCGGGCTGGCGTGTAGGTATGATTGCCACAAATGCCACATTCATCCAATGGATACTGAAGATAAAGAGCAACATCGACTCGGGCACGTTCCGCCCCTTGCAGCTTGCCGCAGCGCAAGCATACCGGAACAGCGCGGAATGGCACGAGGAAGCTAACTATAACGTATATAGTCGCCGCCGGAAGCTGGCAGAGGAAATCATGCACGCCTTAGGTTGCACGTTCGACCCCGAACAAGTAGGCATGTTCCTGTGGGGGAAAATCCCCGACACATATGCCGATGTGGAAGACCTGACCGAAAAGGTATTGCACGAAGCCCGTGTATTCATCACCCCCGGATTCATCTTCGGAAGCAACGGCAAGCGGTATATCCGCATCTCGCTCTGCGCCAAAGACGAGAAGCTGGCG
- a CDS encoding prephenate dehydratase, with the protein MKRIAIQGVPGSYHDIAAHKYFKDEEIELLCCDTFENVFESMRKDSSVIGVVAIENTIAGSLLHNYELLRDSGMTIIGEHKLRISHSIMCLPDEDWKDLTEVNSHPVALAQCRDFLQHHPELKVVETEDTAKSAQDIHEKQLKGHAAICSKYAAGLYGMKILQEGIETNKHNFTRFLVVCDPWLADELKDRSKVNKANIVFSLPHNEGSLSQVLSIFSFYHINLTKIQSLPIIGREWEYMFYVDVMFSDYLRYKQSIDAVTPLTKALKILGEYAEGESTL; encoded by the coding sequence ATGAAAAGAATAGCCATACAAGGAGTGCCCGGGTCGTATCACGACATCGCGGCGCACAAGTATTTCAAGGACGAGGAAATCGAACTGCTCTGTTGCGACACGTTCGAAAACGTATTCGAGTCGATGCGCAAAGACAGCAGCGTCATCGGTGTAGTTGCCATCGAAAACACCATTGCGGGCAGCCTGCTCCACAACTACGAACTGCTTCGCGACAGCGGCATGACCATCATCGGCGAACACAAGCTGCGCATCAGCCACAGCATCATGTGCCTGCCCGACGAGGACTGGAAAGACTTGACCGAAGTCAACTCGCATCCCGTGGCACTGGCGCAATGCCGCGACTTCCTGCAACACCATCCCGAACTGAAGGTGGTGGAAACCGAAGATACTGCCAAAAGCGCTCAGGATATCCACGAAAAGCAACTCAAGGGACATGCCGCCATCTGCTCGAAATACGCCGCAGGGCTGTACGGCATGAAAATCCTGCAGGAAGGCATCGAGACGAACAAGCACAACTTCACCCGCTTTCTGGTGGTGTGCGACCCTTGGCTTGCCGACGAGCTGAAAGACCGCTCGAAGGTGAACAAAGCCAACATCGTCTTCTCCCTCCCCCACAACGAAGGAAGCCTCTCGCAGGTATTGTCTATCTTTTCGTTCTACCACATCAACCTGACCAAGATACAGTCGCTGCCCATCATCGGACGCGAATGGGAATACATGTTCTACGTGGACGTGATGTTCAGCGATTACCTGAGATACAAACAATCCATTGATGCCGTAACCCCGCTTACCAAAGCACTTAAAATATTAGGAGAATATGCAGAAGGAGAATCAACCTTATAA